GCAAGTCCATATTGTCACTCCCTTTTAAAAACCGCAATTTCAGGATGGCAAGTTTAGGCCAGCTTTCCTCCAGAGTGTCAGCAAAACCTTTTACCAACCGCAATTTAGCAAATATTCCAGACAAAAAAATGGGCACCGAAGTGCCCAAATCAATACATCACAGAGAGAAGCGAGATGACAATCGCCCAAGGAATCAGGTCACCAGCTCTACTCCTGCGCTGAAAACATTACGCTGCCACAGTACCAGACTTGTCTTCGGCCTCGCCTACAACCGTATGGTGACCAAAGCGCTCCTCGGCAACCCGGTCCGCTACGTGAGCGGTGGTCTGGCCGGTTTCATCGGCACGCTCGAACACTTCTTTCATCGTGCTGCCAATCTCTTCGATATGAGCGCGCACTTCTGCAGCGTCGTAATCACCTTTTTGCTGGTAGTAAACATCGATAATACCGCCAGCATTAATGACATAGTCCGGTGCGTACAAAATACCTTTCTCGCGAAGCACTTCAGCATGGCGCTCTTCCGCCAACTGGTTGTTGGCCGCACCAGCAATAGCCTGCACTTTCAAGCGGCTGATGGTGTCATCGTTGAGAATTGCTCCCATCGCACAGGGGGCAAACAGATCTACGTCCAGGTCAAAAATCTCATCGGCAGTTACGGCTATGGCACCCAGCTCGGTAACCGCGCGATCGATGTTGTCTTGGAAAATATCGGTGACAAACAGTTCCGCACCGGCATCTTTCAATAGTTTACCCAGGCGGAAACCAACGTTGCCCACACCCTGAATAGACACTTTTAAGCCGGTCAGGTCAGTCTTGCCCCAGCGGTGCTCTACCGCAGCTTTCAGGCCGACAAACACACCGTAAGCAGTCGAAGGGGAAGGATCACCACCATACTCGGAGCCCGCAAACAGGCCGGAAACAAACTCGGTTGTCTCACCGATAACACTCATATCAGACACACTTGTGCCGGAATCTTCAGCAGTGATATAACGGCCGCCCAGGGTATTAATAAACTCACCCATAGCGCGCAGTAACTCAGGGGTCTTTTCCTTGCGCGGATCACCAATAATTACGGCTTTGCCACCACCCAACTTGAGACCAGCCATCGCAGACTTATAAGTCATACCACGGGAAAGGCGAAGAACATCATTCAGGGCCTCGCCATCGTCGGCGTAGGGCCACATGCGGCAGCCACCCAGTGAAGGACCCAAATTCGTATTGTGTACCGCGATAATGGCCTTCAAGCCACTCTTTGCATCTTGGTAAAACGCCACTTGTTCGTGTTTATCGTAGGCGGAATGGGAAAAAATACTCATTAACTGTTCCTCTCCGGAAGGCCGGTTCTACAGCTGGGGAACAACCACAGCCCTTATCTGTTTTTATCTGGAATAAGATTATATCCAGCTCCCACAGACAAAGTTTGCATATTTTGCACACATGAGCATTAGAATAGCTAAAACATCACACCAAAATATCATTTTTAGGATATTCGTTTGCCCCAGAATAACTTGGGCCGCCCAGTCATTAATCTAGGCGGCTAGCTCTACGCTCTTATTTCTCCATTAATTGGCATTGAATACCGGGCCCTCTCCTACCGCTGGCGGCTCTCTTATAAATTTCCTATAACTGCCCCTCAAGAGAACACGATTCCTGTATAAATCTTCTGGCAAAGAACCTCCTTTTGAAGCCTTCCTTAATATGCCTACTTTTTCAAAAATTTTTGAAAATCTCACAACACTGGCGACTAAGATCATTTCCACCGCCTAAGCGCGTTACATCCTCTGCGCATGGTCTGGTAGAATCCGCGCCCAAATCGACCCATAGAGATAAACTCGATGCTGAATGCCGACGCTCTAAAACAACTTTCGCAACTGAAAACAGATATTCGCTCCAGTAAGGAGTTTGCCGAAGGCCGGGTTCGCGGCAGTAACGGCAAGTTTGGCTTCGTTGAGTTGGATGACGGGAGGGAAGCCTTCCTGCCTCCCAATGAAATGGAGCGTGTATTTCCCGGTGACCGGGTTCGAGTAAGTCTCTCCGAAGAGAACAAGGGTAAACTCGCAGCAGAGCTCGATGCATTGATCGACAGCCAGCTCGACTACCTTGTTGGCCAGTATGTACAGCGCGGCCAGGGCCACTTTATCCAGCCCACGCAAAATGGCCTGTCCCGCTGGATTTTTCTCCCTCCCAAGGCTCGCGGCAAGGCCCAACCGGGAGAGTTTATTGCCTGCAAAGTAAACCGCCATCCATTTAAAGACGGCAGAGCCCAGGCCAAGGTGGAAACCGTTATCGGCAAGCCCGATATGCCCGGTATCGAACACGCCTATGTTGTCGCCCAATTCAAGCTGCCCGAGCAATTTGGTGCCGCTGCACAAAAGCAGGCGGACACAATTGCGGAGAAACTGACAACAGTTACCGGTGAGCGCACCGAACTTTCCGAGCTGGGCTTCGCAACTATCGATGCAGAAACCACTCGCGATATGGACGACGCTCTGGCCGTAAGCAGCCGTGACGGGGGCTGGACCCTGCACATTGCTATTGCAGACCCATCGTCGCTAATTGATGAGAACAGCCCCCTGGATAAAGAGGCGTTTAATCGGGCCCACAGCCAGTATTTACCGGGCGAAACCCTACCCATGCTGCCCCGCAACCTGTGTGAGAACCTGTTCTCCCTGGTTCCCGGCGAGCTGCGCCCCGCCCTGGTTATCCATATCGATATCGATAGCGATGGAACCATTGGCAATAGCCGCTATGAATTTGCCGCTATTCGCTCCCAGCACAAACTGAGCTATGAACAAGTCAGCCGCTTTATTGAGGGTGACGACTCCGCCGTGCCCCAGGAGCAACAGGACAGTCTGCGTAATTTGGCGGCAATCTACGAAGCGCGCGCCGCATACCGTGCCAGCCACTCACTGGCAATGGAAGATCGCCCGGACTATGAAATCCGCTTGAACGATCAGCGCAAGATCGAGCGTATCGAAAAGCAGGAACGCAATATCGCTCAGCGAATGGTCGAGGAAGCCATGCTCGCTACCAATATCAGCATGGGTGGCAAACTTGCTGAGATTGAGCAGGGTTGCTTCTCAGTTCACTTGGGCTTCCGCGAAGAGCGCATGGGAGAAGTTCGCAGCCTACTGAAAGAACTGCTGCCTGAGCATGCAGAGGCCGATCTGGGGCAACTGGAGCATTACCTTGCACTGGTTAAGCACCTGGAAAACCATGAAGAGCCACAGATGAACAACCTGCTCGCCGTGCTCAAGCGTATGCTGCGCCCGGGCCAGCTCGATAACAAGGTAGGGGCTCACCTGGGACTGGGCCTCGAGGCCTACGCCACCGTCACCTCTCCGATTCGCAAGTACAACGACCTGCACAACCACCGCGTTCTGCGCGCTGCTGCGCAGGGAGAGAAAGCCTCCACCCTGGCCGATGATAAAATTGAATCCCTGCAGGAAAGCCTGATTCGCGGTCGCCAGGCCAACCGAGCTCTGGAGCAATGGCTCTACGCTCAATTTATCGAGAAAAAAGTTGGCCAGGAATTTACAGGGAAAATTACCCTGGTAAACGGCGCAGGCATCGGCGTGCGACTCGACGACTTTGGTATTGACGGCTTTGTGCGCATGAATGGCGATAAGAAGAATCTGCCCGCCTTCGATGGCAAGCACCTGGTTCTTACGCACAATGAAAAACGCTTCCACCTAGAACAGGAAGTTTCAGTTAAAGTAGCGTCTGTCGATGTAGACAAACGACGCATCGCCTTTGAACTGAACGCTGAAAAAACTGAGGCTGCCGACGCGGCTCAAAAATAAATTCCTGCACATTTACCCAAGCCCGGCGCTCGCCGGGCTTTCCTGCCGGGGGCCAAAGCCCACCACCTTTGATCGGCCAGCTAGCTTATAGCTCCGGCACCAATAGAATAAATCGAGGCCACTCATGAGCAATATTGCTGAATTGAACCCAACTCCACTGTGGGCACACTTTTCCAAGCTCTGTGAAATTCCACGCCCATCCAAGCATGAAGACCGCGTAGTGGAGCATATCGTTAACTTCGCTAAAGCACGCGGCCTAGGCGTTCAGCTGGATGAAATCGGCAATATTGTTATCAAGAAGCCGGCCACTCCTGGTATGGAAAACCGCAAGACACTGGCTCTGCAGAGCCATGTGGATATGGTGCCGCAGAAGAATGCCGACACTGAGCACGACTTTCTCACTGACTCAATCAAACCCTACGTGGATGGAGACTGGGTAACTGCGGAAGGCACCACGCTCGGCGCAGACAATGGTATTGGTGTTGCCGCAATCCTGGCCCTGATGGAATCTACTGATATTCCCCACCCCGCCTTGGAAGCTCTGCTGACAATTGACGAAGAAGCGGGCATGACCGGCGCCAAGAATCTTAAGCCTGGCTATTTTGAAGCTGACCTGCTCCTCAATCTGGATACTGAAGATGAAGGCGAGCTGTATATCGGCTGTGCCGGCGGTGTCGACGTCAATGTCAGCCTGCCCTATACGCCAGAAGCGGTCCTGCCCAGTGCCGAAGCAGTAAAACTCTCTGTTCGCGGCCTCCGTGGCGGGCATTCAGGCTTGGATATCGACAAAGGCCGAGGCAATGCCAACAAGATCGCAAACCGCATTATCCACGCCGCTCTAACCCAGGTCCCTGAGCTGCGTATTGCCAGTCTGGATGGCGGTAGCCTGCGCAATGCGATTCCCCGCGAATCCTTCACAACCCTGGTCGTGCCTTCAGTAGCGGTCGATAAAGTACAGGAAATTGTAAAAAGCGAAAGCGCTCAAATTGCCCGTGAACTGGACAATGAAGCGGCACTGGACATCACCCTGGAAGCTACCGAAACTCCAGTCAACACCCTGGACGCAGATAGCCAATTGACCCTTATTCGCGCAATCCGCTGCTGCCCCAATGGTGTTGAGCGAATGAGCACTGCTCTCGAAGGCATTGCTGAATCATCCAACAATCTGGCCCGTGTTGTAACAATGGAGGAAAACGGTGAGCATCGAGTAAAAATCCAATGTCTTGTACGCAGCCTCTCTGACAGTGCCCGCGACCAACACGGCCTCAATGTCGCCGCCACCTTCCAGCTGGCAGGTGCAGAAACAACACTGGACAACGACTACCCTGGCTGGACACCAAATCCCGATTCTCCGCTGCTGGCGATGATGAAGGATGTCTATAAAGATATGACTGGCGAGGAAGCTGAAGTAAAAGTCATTCACGCCGGCCTGGAATGCGGATTGCTGGCCAAACCCTACCCCAACTGGGATATGGTTTCCTTTGGCCCAACCATTCGCCGCGCTCACTCTCCTGAAGAGAAGGTTCATATCCAGAGTGTCGCCAATTTCTGGGATTACTTTATTAAAGTGGTCCAGGCAATTCCCACTCGCGACTAATCGCCCAATCGGGCCTCGGGTTACCCCGAGGCCCGACACCTTGCCTTTCCACGCCGCCCTCCAATTACTACATCCAACGCATCAACCACACTAAAAACTGCTTTCTAGCTATTGTTAGAGAGCCACTGGACTATTTTAATATTTCTTAACTCCACAGGTGCCCCGGGAAAATGAAGGAGAGTTATTCACTTGGTGCAAAAGCCTCAGAGCAGAAACGCCTGCTGTTACAGAGGAAAATCTACGGGGATACAGAAGACATACATTTTCCTTCAAACTATCAAGTAGCAGAGTTTGGTTGTGGTGCAGGCGCCAATCTCTGGATTGCGCAAGAGGTATCCGCTGGTAGTTATATTGGCCTCGACATACAGTCTGCCCAGTTAAACAAAGCCGAGCAAACGGCCCAAATGTTGGGGCTTTGCAACACAGAATTTAAGCTCTGTAACGCAGAAAAATCAGGGTTAGCAGATTCATCGGTAGATGCAGCTTTTGTACGCTTGGTTTTGATACATCTTCCAAACCCAAAAACCATGCTGCAAGAAATGATTCGCGTTGTACGCCCCGGTGGCAGACTTATTATTCACGAGCCTTACGACGCAACCTATTACACTGGCCCCGACAAGTTCAACCTAATGAAATGCTTCCGTGCACGTAATACGCTGGCCTACGGCAATGGGCGCGGTTCTCCTGAAATAGCCGTTAATCTTTTTCCAGTACTATCCTCCCTAAAGATCAGCGAAGTTGTAGTTTCACCCCATGTGATCAATGCCAATGGAAAAAGTGACGGGATTAGGTGTAAAAACTTACTGGAAAATATCATTGGACTTATAGAGCCTGTATCCGCAGAGTTAATTGCACAGAGCAAAATCACCCCTGAAGAATGGAAATCTGCACAACAAGAGGCCGGTATAGTTACCGCATACACTTTCCACACACAAACGCTTTGGAAAGCTACCGCCCAAGTTATCTAGCGGTAGAGAAATTGGAGATCCAATGTTGCGCTACCTCGTTGCGGCGACAAATCCAAATGGGTTCAAATCGCTGGATATATTTCAAGAAACGATAAACTCCAGCAGCCCTGGCAGGGTGGCCGCTGACTCGCCCATGTAGTCCAACACTCATCAACTTAGGGCTCACGCTCCCTTCCCGCCAAAGCTGATCGAAAGCGCCTTTTAGCAATAAAAAGAAATCATCGGCAGTCGTGCACCCACTGGGCAGCAGGTACTGAATATCGTTATTCACCAAGGTGTAGGGAATCACCACCAATGAATCTGATTTCTGTTCCCAGAATGGCAAATCATCACTGTAGGAATCTGACGTATACAGTAATCCATCAATTTCTCGTACCAATGATTTAGTATGGGAGCTTACCCGGCCTGTATACCACCCAAACGGAGGCCTAGCGGTTAACTGCTCGATTATCTTAACAGTGAGCTGAATATCGTGTTTTTCTCGACCCTTAGGAGTATCTTTATAATCAATCCACCGGTATCCATGGCCAGCAATCTCATGTCCCGCTTCAACCAGGGCTAGCGCTAAAATCGGATTAAGCTCTAACGCCTGACCGGTAGCAAAAACTGTTAAAGGTACGTTGTAAGTATTAAAGATATCGAGAAGCCGCCAGACACCAGCGCGAGAACCATACTCATACATACTCTCTACACTGAAATCCCGCCCTCCAACCCGTGCAGGCCTGCCAGGAAGTTCATGCAGGTAAGATTCAGATTGGGTATCGCCGTTTAACTTGGTGGATTCTGACCCCTCCTCTAAATTCAAGACAAACTGAATTGCAATGCGGGCCTGATCAGGCCAGCGGGGATGAGGCGGACGCCCAGCGTAACCCTCCAGATTTCTCTTGTGCATCAACCCAGCTCAAATGTCGTTACACCAAAAATTCGGTCCCGCGCAATATCTGGCATTGGCCCCAGGTACATCCTTGCGCAGCCAAAAACTTCCTCCATTCCATAGTGCTTGGCCAGCGACATAGCCGCAGGATTATTTTCCGGCACATCCAGAAAGATAGGCCCATCATCTGCAAATGAGACCAGTCGCTTCAGCAACGTATCTGCCACTTTATAGCTATTTGCAAACAGAGGACCGACTTTACATCCATTGCGGCAACGCCTGATTACACCATAGCCACAAAGACTTCCAAATTGGACATAGCCCAAACTCAGAGCCTCTGGCTGGGAAATCCATGCTTTCAGAAATACCCGTCTACTTGCGGGAAAGCAGGTCCTGTCGTAAGCAATTATTTGATCGAAAGAAACTTCACTAAGCTGGATAACTTCATCAGGGCATTGAGTACTCACACCCTCAAAAGCAGAAAGCTCGACTCGATAACGGAGATTCCGATGGGAGAAGTTAAAACCGCCGCGGGCATAGTAATCCTGCATCGCAAATACCCCATCCATACCGATGCTTGCATCAGGCCTCAACCGGGTTTTTAAGCGGTCCCGTCGAATATACCAAAGTCTATTACCAAACCCATGACCTCTGAATTCAGGCCTAACGATAAAGAATCCCATAAAACCGAAATCATCACCGTACGCAGTAATTGCCCCTCCTCCAATCAAGTCACCCCGAACTTCCGCCGCAATGTAAGCTTCTGGATCTGTTTTCCAGAAAATTTCTGCATCGTGCAACCCCGGATTCCAGCCTTCAAGTGCAGCCCAGTCAACCAGTAAACCCACTTCTTTACGTGTCATCTCCCGAACAGTAAATGATTCATGCATTGACTTAGACTCTTCTCGTTATCGTATTTATTCAGCTACCTGGAGCGAGGAACTTAAAGGGTTCTGAAGGACTCAACTTAGATGCCACTTCCCCACCAGTATCCATTGGAGTATCTAATTTCATTGTCATTACTTTAGATCCCGGCTCAATAGAAACACTATCCATATCCAACCAAATTACTGATGGATTAATAACAGAGTCGAAATAGTAGCGGCTACTTTTTTGATCAATAACCGACCGCCACAATGTTGAGGCTATATTGGGTTTATCTGGATCATCCATTCCCAGCGGCACGCTGACAGCACGAATTTGGGAGAATGCGGATGCTAATGCATCGCGATACTTTTTATATTCTGGTGATGTTTTTAAAGCATAACTCGCCCGTACAAACCTGTCCGCCGCACTAATTGTACCCGGTAGAAAGTTTTGGCCTCCAATTGAATTCCAATAGGAATTGATTGCCAGTTGCTGATCATAAGGAGGAGAATTAGTCATTACCGTAAACTGCTTACCGTGATGGATCTTTAGCACACCATCAAGATATTCAAAAATAGCGGAATCACCACTGGGGTCTGAAATTGCAATATGTGTACTTGCCGGTCTCCCATTGGGAAGGTCTGCGCCAACCACAGTGAATGGGTCACTCTTTAACCCCTTTACCGCAGCATCAACCGTTGCGTAGTTATCCAGGATGTATTGCAACCAGGCCCCAACAGAGATAGTCGGCTTATCCCTATCGGCAGCACTCCCATAATCTGCCTCAGCCAAGTATAAAAGGTTGCCTACGAGGCCCTTTTCATTGAGCCCATCAGTTGTAGCCGCATCGTAAATACTGATAACAATTGAGCCAAACTTCGATGTCCAAGTAATAGATTTTGGGCCCAAGCCACCATTGCGCTCCATCCCCTGAGGAAAAACCCAAAATGCCATAGCTGCATCGGTATCACTCCAGTCCATGCTACGGGCAGTAATATAGGTCTTATCACCAGTTTCATAGAGTATTCGGGTACAAGCAATCGAAGACCTGGGCTCGAGTAGGCACAGCACTACAACAACAAAAACCATAACGGAGTTTATAGCTTTAGAAAAACATGAAATCCTTTTCACTTTGCCAACCATCCCTCGAAATCATTAATTAATATACTGATCGTTTACAGTCACTATAATCGGCTATAAACAATAGAAAGTCCGGTTTCCATCATAGATGGCCAACAATGGTGAGACTGTCTTTCATTCCAATACTTGGCAACCTTGGCGTAAAGGTCCAGAAACTGACACCGCTTTCAACATTTACAGTTCAAATATCTTGTAACTTCAGTAAACTTTTACAGCTTATCAGCTTCACGCTAAAAGCATTCATTTTGGTATAGGCCACTCAAATAAAAACTATTTGAAAAACTGTACACCTATTAACCAGAAAGAAATGCCCCCTCTTATCGAAGTAGCAATAAGGCCAATCACGGAGCCCCTAATGAACTCAATTGGCAGACTGGTAATCCTAGTCAACAACTATGAAGAAGCTATTGCCTTTTATCGTGACAAATTGGGGTTTGAAGTATTTATTGACTCTCAAGCAGCACCACATCGATTTGTTCATATTCGACTTCCGGCACAAAAAGATATGGGTATATGGTTATTTCAGGCAACTTCTGAAAGCCAGCAAAAGAAAGTGGGAGCACAAACTGCAGGGCAGCCTTGTGCCGTTATTTATACAGATAATTTTGACAGAGAATATAAAAAACTTGCAAAAAATGGCGTTCACTTCAGCAAGCCACCCACTTCTGAAGGGGGTGCAGAGTTTGCCCACTTTGAAGATCTCTACGGCAACGAATTTATTTTAGTTGAACTACAAAAAGAAACCGTAGATTAAATTTTAACCTGTCGCTTCTGATTCCCCCATAGAGTGCGGTGTAAGCAGCGACAGATCTTCACCTTCGCTAGTCTACCCCCTTAACCGCGATGAAATAACTTCCGACAAGTAATTTAAGAAAAGAAGTACGAAGCGGCTTTTCCTCTCCCAATCAATAAATCTTTTTCTTTTCTATATTTACATCTCGTTTTGTATCACATATAAATCGAGTAACATTCAGTTGACATGCACCTATATCCAATGTCCTTCGGTTAGTATAGAGCTGGCCATCGCACAAAATTTCACCACTGAGATACACCGTAGCTAGCTACTG
This DNA window, taken from Microbulbifer sp. MKSA007, encodes the following:
- a CDS encoding aminoacyl-histidine dipeptidase, which produces MSNIAELNPTPLWAHFSKLCEIPRPSKHEDRVVEHIVNFAKARGLGVQLDEIGNIVIKKPATPGMENRKTLALQSHVDMVPQKNADTEHDFLTDSIKPYVDGDWVTAEGTTLGADNGIGVAAILALMESTDIPHPALEALLTIDEEAGMTGAKNLKPGYFEADLLLNLDTEDEGELYIGCAGGVDVNVSLPYTPEAVLPSAEAVKLSVRGLRGGHSGLDIDKGRGNANKIANRIIHAALTQVPELRIASLDGGSLRNAIPRESFTTLVVPSVAVDKVQEIVKSESAQIARELDNEAALDITLEATETPVNTLDADSQLTLIRAIRCCPNGVERMSTALEGIAESSNNLARVVTMEENGEHRVKIQCLVRSLSDSARDQHGLNVAATFQLAGAETTLDNDYPGWTPNPDSPLLAMMKDVYKDMTGEEAEVKVIHAGLECGLLAKPYPNWDMVSFGPTIRRAHSPEEKVHIQSVANFWDYFIKVVQAIPTRD
- a CDS encoding VacB/RNase II family 3'-5' exoribonuclease, whose protein sequence is MLNADALKQLSQLKTDIRSSKEFAEGRVRGSNGKFGFVELDDGREAFLPPNEMERVFPGDRVRVSLSEENKGKLAAELDALIDSQLDYLVGQYVQRGQGHFIQPTQNGLSRWIFLPPKARGKAQPGEFIACKVNRHPFKDGRAQAKVETVIGKPDMPGIEHAYVVAQFKLPEQFGAAAQKQADTIAEKLTTVTGERTELSELGFATIDAETTRDMDDALAVSSRDGGWTLHIAIADPSSLIDENSPLDKEAFNRAHSQYLPGETLPMLPRNLCENLFSLVPGELRPALVIHIDIDSDGTIGNSRYEFAAIRSQHKLSYEQVSRFIEGDDSAVPQEQQDSLRNLAAIYEARAAYRASHSLAMEDRPDYEIRLNDQRKIERIEKQERNIAQRMVEEAMLATNISMGGKLAEIEQGCFSVHLGFREERMGEVRSLLKELLPEHAEADLGQLEHYLALVKHLENHEEPQMNNLLAVLKRMLRPGQLDNKVGAHLGLGLEAYATVTSPIRKYNDLHNHRVLRAAAQGEKASTLADDKIESLQESLIRGRQANRALEQWLYAQFIEKKVGQEFTGKITLVNGAGIGVRLDDFGIDGFVRMNGDKKNLPAFDGKHLVLTHNEKRFHLEQEVSVKVASVDVDKRRIAFELNAEKTEAADAAQK
- a CDS encoding GNAT family N-acetyltransferase, which codes for MHESFTVREMTRKEVGLLVDWAALEGWNPGLHDAEIFWKTDPEAYIAAEVRGDLIGGGAITAYGDDFGFMGFFIVRPEFRGHGFGNRLWYIRRDRLKTRLRPDASIGMDGVFAMQDYYARGGFNFSHRNLRYRVELSAFEGVSTQCPDEVIQLSEVSFDQIIAYDRTCFPASRRVFLKAWISQPEALSLGYVQFGSLCGYGVIRRCRNGCKVGPLFANSYKVADTLLKRLVSFADDGPIFLDVPENNPAAMSLAKHYGMEEVFGCARMYLGPMPDIARDRIFGVTTFELG
- a CDS encoding class I SAM-dependent methyltransferase produces the protein MKESYSLGAKASEQKRLLLQRKIYGDTEDIHFPSNYQVAEFGCGAGANLWIAQEVSAGSYIGLDIQSAQLNKAEQTAQMLGLCNTEFKLCNAEKSGLADSSVDAAFVRLVLIHLPNPKTMLQEMIRVVRPGGRLIIHEPYDATYYTGPDKFNLMKCFRARNTLAYGNGRGSPEIAVNLFPVLSSLKISEVVVSPHVINANGKSDGIRCKNLLENIIGLIEPVSAELIAQSKITPEEWKSAQQEAGIVTAYTFHTQTLWKATAQVI
- a CDS encoding VOC family protein encodes the protein MNSIGRLVILVNNYEEAIAFYRDKLGFEVFIDSQAAPHRFVHIRLPAQKDMGIWLFQATSESQQKKVGAQTAGQPCAVIYTDNFDREYKKLAKNGVHFSKPPTSEGGAEFAHFEDLYGNEFILVELQKETVD
- a CDS encoding Glu/Leu/Phe/Val dehydrogenase dimerization domain-containing protein gives rise to the protein MSIFSHSAYDKHEQVAFYQDAKSGLKAIIAVHNTNLGPSLGGCRMWPYADDGEALNDVLRLSRGMTYKSAMAGLKLGGGKAVIIGDPRKEKTPELLRAMGEFINTLGGRYITAEDSGTSVSDMSVIGETTEFVSGLFAGSEYGGDPSPSTAYGVFVGLKAAVEHRWGKTDLTGLKVSIQGVGNVGFRLGKLLKDAGAELFVTDIFQDNIDRAVTELGAIAVTADEIFDLDVDLFAPCAMGAILNDDTISRLKVQAIAGAANNQLAEERHAEVLREKGILYAPDYVINAGGIIDVYYQQKGDYDAAEVRAHIEEIGSTMKEVFERADETGQTTAHVADRVAEERFGHHTVVGEAEDKSGTVAA
- a CDS encoding polysaccharide deacetylase family protein, translating into MHKRNLEGYAGRPPHPRWPDQARIAIQFVLNLEEGSESTKLNGDTQSESYLHELPGRPARVGGRDFSVESMYEYGSRAGVWRLLDIFNTYNVPLTVFATGQALELNPILALALVEAGHEIAGHGYRWIDYKDTPKGREKHDIQLTVKIIEQLTARPPFGWYTGRVSSHTKSLVREIDGLLYTSDSYSDDLPFWEQKSDSLVVIPYTLVNNDIQYLLPSGCTTADDFFLLLKGAFDQLWREGSVSPKLMSVGLHGRVSGHPARAAGVYRFLKYIQRFEPIWICRRNEVAQHWISNFSTAR
- a CDS encoding linear amide C-N hydrolase, whose product is MKRISCFSKAINSVMVFVVVVLCLLEPRSSIACTRILYETGDKTYITARSMDWSDTDAAMAFWVFPQGMERNGGLGPKSITWTSKFGSIVISIYDAATTDGLNEKGLVGNLLYLAEADYGSAADRDKPTISVGAWLQYILDNYATVDAAVKGLKSDPFTVVGADLPNGRPASTHIAISDPSGDSAIFEYLDGVLKIHHGKQFTVMTNSPPYDQQLAINSYWNSIGGQNFLPGTISAADRFVRASYALKTSPEYKKYRDALASAFSQIRAVSVPLGMDDPDKPNIASTLWRSVIDQKSSRYYFDSVINPSVIWLDMDSVSIEPGSKVMTMKLDTPMDTGGEVASKLSPSEPFKFLAPGS